The Phaeodactylum tricornutum CCAP 1055/1 chromosome 8, whole genome shotgun sequence genome has a window encoding:
- a CDS encoding predicted protein → MRSIMDLKHNIRSMSVIAHVDHGKTTLTDSLVQKAGIISSKAAGGARYTDTRADEAERGITIKSTGISMFFEYDMKAGEISEKSYLINLIDSPGHVDFSSEVTAALRVTDGALVVVDTIDGVCVQTETVLRQAIAERVKPVLMVNKVDRALLELQLPAEELYQAFCRSIESVNVIVATYNDELLGDVQVHPTKGTVAFGSGLHQWAFTLKRFARDYGSKFGVPEDKMMEKLWGDWYFDAPRKVWTSSDKGGTLERAFCQFIATPITSLFEAIMAEKAGKVKKMLKAIDVELKGDEKELVGKQLLKRVMQKWLPAGDAVLEMIVLHLPSPAKAQRYRVDTLYDGPLDDATATAIRTCDTSPNAPLCMYISKMVPTSDKGRFYAFGRVFSGTIATGQKVRIMGANFVPGKKSELWIKNIQRTVIMMGRYTEQVADVPAGNTCALVGVDQYLLKSGTIATAEDACPIKSMKFSVSPVVRCAVEPKNSADLPKLVEGMKRLAKSDPMVLCYTEESGEHIIAASGELHLEICLQDLQNDFMGTEVKVSDPVVSFRETCTEKSSQTCLAKSANKHNRLFVEAEPLGPELCKAIDDGDIKAGNDAKIQGRKLADEFGWDVSEARKIWAFGPEGTGPNLFVDTTKGVNYLLEIKESVVGGFAWATQNGPLCDEQLRGCRFNLMDVVLHADAIHRGMGQIMPTSRRVCFASMMAGGPGILEPIYLCNISVPQDAMGNVYGVLTRRRGHVFTEEQRPGTPQMTLLAYLPVMESFGFTADLRSNTGGKAFPQCSFDHWEPMSGSPFDEGTKTNEVVVSVRKRKGLADGVPEANKYLDKL, encoded by the exons ATGAGGTCCATCATGGACCTCAAGCATAACATCCGCTCAATGAGTGTGATTGCTCACGTCGATCACGGTAAGACCACTCTTACGGATTCGCTTGTGCAAAAGGCCGGTATTATATCCTCCAAGGCTGCTGGTGGCGCTCGCTACACCGATACTCGAGCGGATGAAGCCGAGCGTGGTATTACCATTAAGAGTACCGGGATTTCCATGTTTTTCGAATACGACATGAAGGCCGGTGAG ATTTCCGAGAAATCATACCTTATCAATCTGATTGATAGTCCCGGTCACGTTGATTTTTCCTCCGAAGTTACGGCTGCTCTTCGTGTAACCGACGGTGCTTTGGTGGTCGTCGACACCATCGATGGAGTGTGTGTGCAGACCGAGACTGTGCTTCGTCAGGCCATTGCGGAGCGTGTCAAGCCGGTGCTCATGGTTAACAAGGTCGATCGTGCCTTGCTTGAACTTCAACTCCCTGCTGAAGAGCTTTACCAAGCTTTTTGCCGTTCTATTGAGTCTGTCAACGTGATTGTCGCCACCTACAACGATGAGTTGCTCGGAGACGTTCAGGTCCACCCCACCAAGGGAACGGTCGCCTTCGGATCTGGTCTTCACCAGTGGGCCTTTACGCTCAAGCGTTTTGCTCGTGACTACGGTTCCAAGTTTGGCGTTCCGGAGGACAAGATGATGGAGAAACTCTGGGGTGACTGGTACTTTGATGCCCCCCGTAAGGTCTGGACCTCGTCCGACAAGGGAGGCACCCTCGAACGCGCTTTCTGTCAGTTCATTGCCACCCCGATCACTAGTTTGTTCGAAGCCATCATGGCCGAGAAGGCCGGAAAAGTGAAGAAGATGCTCAAGGCCATCGACGTCGAACTTAAGGGAGATGAGAAGGAGTTAGTCGGCAAGCAGCTTTTGAAGCGTGTCATGCAAAAGTGGCTTCCGGCTGGAGACGCTGTGTTGGAGATGATTGTGTTGCACTTGCCTTCGCCCGCCAAGGCTCAACGTTACCGTGTCGATACATTATACGACGGACCGCTAGACGATGCCACCGCCACTGCCATTCGCACTTGCGACACGTCGCCCAACGCTCCGTTGTGCATGTACATTTCCAAGATGGTCCCCACGTCCGATAAGGGAcgtttttacgcctttgggCGCGTCTTTTCTGGAACTATCGCTACCGGACAGAAGGTCCGCATCATGGGTGCTAACTTTGTTCCGGGAAAGAAGTCCGAACTCTGGATTAAGAACATCCAGCGCACGGTCATCATGATGGGGCGCTACACTGAGCAGGTCGCGGATGTCCCTGCTGGTAATACTTGCGCTCTCGTCGGTGTTGATCAGTACTTGCTCAAATCCGGTACCATTGCCACCGCCGAAGATGCTTGCCCTATCAAGTCGATGAAGTTTTCCGTCTCGCCGGTTGTCCGATGTGCTGTCGAGCCCAAAAACTCGGCCGATCTTCCCAAGCTTGTCGAGGGTATGAAGCGCCTCGCCAAGTCCGATCCCATGGTTTTGTGCTACACCGAGGAATCCGGTGAACACATTATCGCCGCCTCTGGTGAGCTCCATCTCGAGATTTGTTTGCAGGATCTCCAGAATGATTTTATGGGAACCGAAGTCAAGGTATCGGACCCCGTTGTGTCGTTCCGCGAAACCTGTACCGAAAAGTCGAGCCAGACTTGTCTCGCCAAGTCAGCCAACAAGCACAATCGTCTGTTTGTGGAAGCTGAGCCTCTCGGACCGGAACTTTGTAAGGCCATTGATGACGGTGACATTAAGGCCGGAAACGATGCCAAGATCCAGGGGCGTAAGCTAGCTGACGAGTTTGGCTGGGACGTCTCGGAAGCTCGTAAGATCTGGGCGTTCGGACCCGAAGGAACTGGCCCCAATCTCTTCGTCGATACCACTAAGGGAGTTAACTACTTGCTCGAAATTAAGGAATCTGTCGTTGGTGGATTCGCTTGGGCTACCCAAAACGGTCCTCTCTGTGACGAACAACTGCGTGGGTGCCGCTTTAACTTGATGGATGTTGTTCTCCATGCCGATGCCATTCACCGTGGTATGGGACAGATCATGCCTACTTCGCGTCGTGTTTGCTTCGCGTCGATGATGGCCGGTGGTCCTGGTATTTTGGAACCCATTTACCTGTGCAATATTTCGGTCCCACAGGATGCCATGGGTAACGTGTACGGTGTGTTGACGCGCCGTCGTGGTCACGTTTTCACCGAGGAACAGCGACCCGGTACGCCGCAAATGACTCTTTTGGCTTATTTGCCCGTCATGGAGTCGTTTGGTTTCACGGCCGATCTGCGTTCCAACACGGGAGGAAAGGCCTTTCCGCAGTGCTCGTTTGATCATTGGGAGCCCATGTCGGGATCGCCGTTCGACGAGGGCACCAAGACCAACGAAGTTGTGGTGTCTGTTCGTAAGCGCAAAGGTCTTGCCGACGGTGTCCCGGAAGCCAACAAGTATCTGGACAAGCTCTAA
- a CDS encoding predicted protein has translation MASPATTDVKGGVFPDPSADAEAKASQMLDFLETIGRLKTLERTGWVRAKIDRPETVASHMYRMAVMSACVDNTTASSDGASLPPLNLQHCTLMAIAHDMGEALVGDITPHDGVSNQDKFCREETAMKHIRDVLLGGNEFGHLFYNLWLEYEAQETPESQLVKQFDKLEMIVQAYEYERDQGPPGRLEQFFASTVDK, from the coding sequence ATGGCTTCACCAGCAACAACGGACGTCAAAGGAGGCGTATTTCCAGACCCCTCGGCCGAtgccgaagccaaggccTCCCAAATGTTGGATTTTCTCGAAACCATTGGTCGTTTGAAAACGCTGGAACGCACTGGTTGGGTACGCGCCAAGATCGATCGTCCCGAAACGGTGGCGTCGCACATGTATCGCATGGCCGTCATGAGTGCGTGTGTAGACAATACCACGGCATCGAGCGATGGTGCATCGCTCCCCCCACTCAACCTCCAACACTGCACACTGATGGCTATCGCGCACGATATGGGCGAAGCACTGGTGGGAGACATTACTCCACACGATGGGGTGTCCAATCAGGACAAGTTTTGTCGAGAAGAAACCGCAATGAAACACATTCGGGATGTCTTGCTGGGAGGTAACGAGTTTGGACACTTGTTCTACAATCTGTGGCTCGAGTACGAAGCCCAGGAAACACCAGAAAGTCAGCTGGTCAAGCAGTTTGATAAGCTCGAAATGATTGTACAGGCCTACGAGTATGAACGTGACCAAGGACCTCCAGGGCGTCTCGAGCAATTCTTTGCCAGCACCGTGGACAAG
- a CDS encoding predicted protein, producing the protein MSGRSPPLGGNLMIASVLAILSYIPFEIVAKISLVFCVWMFVVDPIPPFSRLLGVGTTLVVALLSKAHRHWHKEANRTDNDKTDKHGVRILTGAKEDYVMIEKHETSSSDEKMSSPVDDSADTLHRSLRRTKNKDE; encoded by the coding sequence ATGAGTGGACGATCTCCCCCTTTAGGTGGCAACCTGATGATCGCTTCCGTCTTGGCCATTCTAAGTTACATCCCGTTCGAGATTGTGGCCAAGATTTCGCTCGTGTTTTGTGTTTGGATGTTTGTTGTCGACCCCATTCCGCCGTTTTCTCGACTGCTCGGTGTCGGGACAACGCTTGTCGTCGCACTGCTCTCCAAGGCACACCGACATTGGCATAAAGAAGCAAACCGAACGGACAACGATAAAACGGACAAGCACGGGGTGAGAATACTGACGGGAGCCAAGGAAGACTATGTCATGATTGAAAAGCACGAGACGTCTTCTTCGGACGAGAAAATGAGCTCGCCTGTAGACGATTCCGCGGATACATTGCATCGCAGTCTCCGGCGGACCAAAAACAAAGATGAATAA
- a CDS encoding predicted protein, with translation MPQQADADGAGPLTPSRPESSSSLPAQSASLGSDNTRRTRIRRILEHRRLLLQRLRQSRAAANKRLEQSRTDHPESKDVSDEQELADFRDMVREATALARKVSKMDADGSTGEKRTSVSLRKGSSVGKRMNAALSSLVPGAATAAAAASAALPQSSHVTSSPNRTSSSAAPGRTLPTQASSTATAQPSSASGPGSRPPISKPPKTAAGRTMLPSGTQPQHTGISGPTLPPNRLAQQQQQQQQHPSPPVPSVVCPEAELLRKRRNEIRHKLIHLANTRRDKVANVSSSVTGGTSTKASSLPSLSHSERIAAVQGPGRPVKLPRRRQTHWDYLLEEMRWLATDFREERKWKTATARLVGDAVATRDDPVQGKMPLVQISPLTAAGPGLGTSTGISIDAIDQATSSRGNGASEKRTRFLEMISAEEETSARQVASIVSNMVAELCTATVEFAGNTGVNALAKALRRHQITRSRLEGRATVETVQAMQMNQGGSDSETALVLDGTTNTGVETDVNQLAVESKAEEFQRMSKAVDELLNNVRQLPETKAKASSTKLKGLDLELTVAQGKMGDDIEAKWKLDAGSVLRGPLASGKTITTCSLLWRHRRSGPQLVVCSSAKLIRWLHELGSFQG, from the exons ATGCCCCAACAAGCCGACGCCGATGGCGCCGGCCCGTTGACTCCGTCCAGGCCCGAGTCTTCCTCGTCACTGCCCGCACAGTCGGCGTCGTTGGGTTCGGACAATACTCGCCGCACACGCATCCGTCGCATACTGGAACATCGCcggttgttgttgcagcgTCTGCGCCAGAGTCGCGCCGCCGCGAACAAGCGACTGGAACAATCGCGGACGGATCATCCGGAATCGAAGGATGTCTCGGACGAACAGGAATTGGCAGACTTTCGCGATATGGTGCGAGAAGCGACGGCGCTAGCCCGCAAAGTCTCCAAAATGGACGCTGACGGATCGACGGGAGAAAAACGCACCTCCGTGTCCCTCCGCAAAGGGTCCAGTGTGGGAAAACGCATGAACGCTGCCCTTTCTTCGCTCGTACCGGGAGCGGCGACGGCCGCTGCTGCCGCGTCCGCTGCCTTACCGCAGTCCTCCCACGTTACCTCCTCGCCCAACCGAACATCCTCTTCGGCCGCTCCAGGTCGAACCCTTCCCACACAGGCGTCCTCTACCGCGACAGCACAACCCTCGTCCGCGTCCGGTCCCGGGAGTCGTCCGCCTATATCAAAACCTCCCAAAACGGCTGCCGGCCGAACCATGCTGCCATCCGGGACGCAGCCACAGCACACCGGCATAAGTGGTCCGACTCTACCCCCGAATCGACTcgcacaacaacaacaacaacaacaacaacatccgTCGCCCCCTGTACCGTCGGTTGTTTGTCCCGAAGCGGAACTATTGCGAAAAAGACGCAACGAAATTCGCCACAAACTCATTCACTTGGCCAACACTCGTCGAGATAAAGTCGCCAATGTGTCCAGCAGCGTCACCGGCGGTACATCAACTAAAGCATCATCATTGCCTTCCTTGTCGCACTCGGAACGCATTGCTGCCGTCCAAGGCCCCGGACGGCCGGTTAAGCTGCCCCGGCGGAGGCAGACACACTGGGACTATTTGCTCGAGGAGATGCGATGGTTGGCCACAGACTTTCGGGAAGAGCGCAAATGGAAAACGGCGACCGCCCGTCTAGTAGGCGACGCCGTCGCAACGCGTGACGATCCCGTCCAGGGAAAAATGCCGCTTGTACAGATTTCTCCTTTGACGGCCGCCGGACCCGGTCTTGGTACTTCGACTGGAATTTCGATAGATGCGATCGATCAGGCGACTTCATCCAGAGGTAACGGCGCGAGTGAGAAACGCACacgctttttggaaatgataTCGGCCGAGGAAGAGACGTCGGCCCGACAAGTGGCATCTATTGTTTCTAATATGGTAGCCGAACTCTGCACCGCAACGGTGGAGTTTGCTGGGAACACGGGTGTCAACGCGCTTGCCAAAGCTCTCCGTCGACACCAAATCACCAGGAGCCGTCTGGAAGGCAGAGCCACCGTCGAGACCGTCCAAGCCATGCAAATGAACCAAGGTGGGTCTGATAGCGAGACGGCACTTGTCCTTGACGGCACGACGAACACAGGTGTCGAGACGGATGTCAATCAGCTAGCCGTGGAATCGAAAGCGGAAGAGTTTCAGCGAATGTCTAAAGCAGTGGACGAGCTACTGAATAATGTGCGACAACTTCCGGAAACCAAAGCAAAGGCCTCCTCGACAAAACTTAAGGGATTGGATCTGGAATTGACCGTTGCACAGGGGAAAATGGGGGACGACATTGAGGCGAAATGGAAGCTGGATGCGGGGTCAGTGTTGCGGGGTCCCTTGGCTTCCGGAAAAACTATAACTACTTGCTCGCTGCTTTGGAGGCATCGGCGAAGTGGACCACAGTTGGTTGTGTGTTCGTCGGCAAAATTG ATTCGGTGGCTGCACGAACTCGGAAGCTTTCAAGGT
- a CDS encoding predicted protein: MLHCNWQLVLLLAVLYVGTKASSTPGSTLMDSNGRLQSIPNIPTTSGIVAIIASPGTPSALLTDEPHDILSLASSASASSSTASLIVCRGATLRGTSDQERNALATCSLIAGAVVVDGVTVGDVQAGLRNSRHARTLTALFRARVKLSSRDDDDKNNNSSNTVAPVPKQTLLLVINGDQAEIDHDQLQNEIKSLYKAAAVEKKGAASLEEVYDLQVVAVNSDDDATQILSLASEAATAAVQSGHDSLADTLAASLSQVRESGVGAVALDPPHVAHAFVAVGQSYGKQARAARAKIVSWKARTARGLLVDAFGREAALLRNRVLGTFEKETLSAAGLPLVANYRLEQRTRLKALLDTAVEEVFAAQVHNLEQSTLKRFNAGLLRTMNDPVESVMDSNAAALRKETFTFETLMDDLEVPGLGLTKVKAARELTAKLNDALVAFPDSPAAKIKRTGRVNKVVNKEKKPGQRGVDFGVDLVAVLRPDGFGSLQGFAGYQMGGNSLTFGVHNDADDPQTIAQFGGVRPPLLRVQPKLRVDVEL, encoded by the exons ATGTTACATTGTAATTGGCAACTCGTACTGCTACTCGCCGTGCTCTATGTGGGAACAAAGGCCTCGTCGACCCCCGGTTCCACCCTGATGGACAGTAACGGCCGCTTACAATCCATCCCCAACATTCCCACAACCAGTGGAATCGTCGCCATTATCGCCAGTCCTGGCACGCCCTCGGCACTCCTAACCGACGAACCCCACGACATTTTGTCGCTcgcgtcgtcggcatcggcGTCCTCCTCCACGGCATCGCTCATTGTGTGTCGCGGCGCCACGCTCCGAGGCACTTCGGATCAGGAACGCAACGCTTTAGCAACCTGCTCGCTCATTGCCggagccgtcgtcgtcgacggtgtCACCGTGGGGGATGTGCAAGCCGGATTGCGCAACTCGCGACACGCACGCACTCTCACCGCCCTCTTTCGGGCACGCGTCAAACTCTCTTcccgtgacgacgacgacaaaaacaacaacagtagcaaCACGGTAGCGCCGGTACCCAAACAAACACTTCTTCTGGTAATCAACGGAGATCAAGCCGAAATCGATCACGATCAACTCCAAAACGAAATCAAATCGCTCTACAAGGCAGCGGCAGTGGAAAAGAAAGGCGCAGCGTCCCTGGAGGAAGTTTACGATCTGCAAGTTGTGGCGGTCAATTCGGATGACGATGCCACCCAG ATCCTGTCGCTGGCTTCGGAAGCCGCTACAGCCGCCGTGCAATCCGGGCACGATTCCCTAGCGGACACCCTAGCCGCATCCTTGAGTCAGGTTCGGGAATCCGGAGTCGGTGCGGTTGCTCTCGACCCACCGCACGTCGCGCACGCCTTTGTCGCCGTGGGACAATCCTACGGCAAGCAGGCCCGTGCCGCCCGCGCCAAAATTGTCTCCTGGAAGGCTCGCACGGCTCGGGGTTTACTAGTGGACGCCTTTGGACGGGAAGCTGCTCTGCTCCGCAACCGGGTCCTCGGAACcttcgaaaaagaaacactcTCCGCCGCAGGATTACCGTTGGTCGCCAATTACCGACTCGAGCAACGGACGCGGCTCAAGGCGCTTCTAGATACTGCGGTGGAAGAAGTCTTTGCGGCGCAAGTACACAACCTTGAACAATCGACGCTCAAACGCTTCAACGCGGGTCTTCTCCGTACCATGAACGACCCCGTCGAGTCGGTCATGGATTCCAACGCCGCGGCACTCCGTAAAGAAACCTTTACTTTCGAAACACTCATGGACGATTTGGAGGTCCCAGGGTTGGGACTTACCAAGGTCAAGGCTGCGCGTGAGCTGACGGCCAAACTCAACGACGCTCTCGTGGCCTTTCCCGATAGTCCCGCGGCCAAAATTAAGAGGACCGGTCGCGTCAACAAGGTCGTCAACAAGGAGAAGAAACCCGGCCAACGAGGCGTAGACTTTGGGGTGGACTTGGTCGCTGTACTACGCCCGGACGGATTCGGTAGCCTCCAAGGATTTGCCGGCTATCAAATGGGTGGCAACAGTCTCACCTTTGGTGTTCATAACGATGCGGATGATCCACAGACAATTGCACAGTTCGGTGGTGTGCGACCACCCCTTTTGCGCGTGCAACCAAAGCTTCGGGTCGATGTGGAACTTTAG
- a CDS encoding predicted protein yields MAMKRSRQPHNADAALAKASPHDWIMVLAQLRQNKSNLAPSMVSSSSHKGKSCAGNNQLVESMSPYSERTGYSLSLRPESFQHGDFMDWNDTDHAIRSEMLTYRATSPRRQVHGVPDTIELPAQIGDLHSEVSFEDLEDMMSFADEILSLSYPPAPKHHTPLSPVTSDTIDNGASHTNFESCSPTSSTHIHTTRSSPTSVDAIANDNPWGITTTLLEDDDHSWPSDEEKKSPARCQQRQQRMAKCRGSDYFLSRNSAMSLWSDPTEATREVDVFRLTEAEVNSRDASVDPAWQAYSDLEGQGVGDMQGSLFFL; encoded by the coding sequence ATGGCCATGAAACGAAGTAGACAGCCTCACAATGCAGATGCTGCTCTAGCGAAAGCTTCGCCGCACGATTGGATTATGGTTCTCGCTCAGCTTCGCCAAAATAAATCGAACCTCGCCCCTAGCATGGTTAGTAGTAGCAGTCACAAAGGGAAGAGCTGCGCTGGCAACAATCAGCTTGTAGAGTCGATGTCGCCCTATTCCGAACGTACCGGCTATAGCCTCTCTCTTCGTCCGGAATCTTTTCAGCATGGAGACTTTATGGATTGGAATGACACCGATCACGCGATTCGCTCCGAAATGCTGACGTACCGTGCAACGTCGCCTAGAAGACAGGTCCACGGAGTGCCCGATACGATCGAACTTCCAGCGCAAATTGGGGACTTGCATTCCGAAGTCAGCTTTGAGGACCTCGAAGACATGATGAGCTTCGCTGATGAAATACTGTCTCTGTCGTACCCTCCTGCTCCCAAGCACCACACACCCCTCTCCCCTGTCACGTCAGACACGATTGACAACGGCGCCTCGCACACAAATTTTGAGTCATGTTCCCCAACATCTAGTACGCACATCCATACAACCCGGTCTTCTCCTACAAGCGTCGACGCTATCGCTAACGACAATCCGTGGGGAATTACTACCACTCTACTCGAAGACGATGATCATTCGTGGCCTAGCGACGAGGAAAAAAAGTCGCCAGCGCGCTGTCAGCAACGTCAGCAGCGCATGGCCAAGTGTCGGGGGAGTGACTACTTTTTGTCGCGCAATAGCGCTATGTCCTTGTGGAGTGATCCGACGGAGGCCACGCGGGAGGTTGATGTGTTCCGTCTCACCGAGGCTGAGGTGAACAGTCGAGATGCTTCCGTAGATCCCGCTTGGCAGGCGTACAGCGATCTCGAAGGACAAGGTGTCGGGGATATGCAGGGGTCTCTATTCTTTCTCTAA
- a CDS encoding predicted protein translates to MADQSAARKTLPSLLRHFEGTELTVELKTGRLYRGTLSSADQAMNLTLEDASLLQRLIVNQQHKGAFRRGSSSAAVPSTLSLVHIRGSTIRFIHFPDQLDLTLTIKQGIDRSWRMEHNSEPGWDETTTIHEGPFTVCPKCHGDGHIVHQASKKQKLRHKRARTNGDYTDTPAPQRLETCRECDSSGLVQSDTDPPVDTTLPEIAVVGGGLAGLALAAACRHRGMKYTVYERDLDFHQRSQGLDSDGIMSTKHVVHEPDGAIVGEWGLRKWGRSERAKKPKRQNIHIARQSLRWQLYKAAGGRTANIAWNHRLLQYKQRVDAPGWELKFQVDDQIIAHKADLIVGADGLRSQVRRSLIGEDRTPLRFLDCIVILGICPIAGISLEGQQSDLLDGETVFQTADGVTRIYIMPFTTTAYMWQLSFPMAEEQALSLSSKGPSALKKEAIRRCQSWHTPVPDILYSTPIELVSGYPVYDRALLTPELLQETASVTLVGDACHPMSPFKGQGANQALLDALALVRSIYKHCKTAGSYDSNSLERAVKEFEVEMLVRSAVKVEASAEAARFLHTEIAIQKGNVTRGAASRSILIKSNEEDTATTE, encoded by the exons atggcggaccAGTCGGCTGCCAGAAAGACGCTACCGTCTCTTCTTCGCCATTTCGAGGGAACGGAACTAACAGTAGAATTAAAGACGGGACGGTTGTATCGCGGGACTCTATCATCTGCCGATCAGGCTATGAATTTGACCCTCGAGGACGCTTCTTTATTACAACGACTCATCGTCAATCAACAACACAAAGGAGCATTTCGACGCGGAAGCTCCAGCGCAGCCGTGCCATCCACGCTTTCCTTGGTGCACATTCGGGGATCGACCATTCGATTTATTCATTTTCCTGACCAGCTAGATCTGACACTTACCATTAAGCAGGGTATTGATCG TAGCTGGAGAATGGAGCACAACTCTGAGCCAGGATGGGATGAAACAACCACAATACACGAAGGGCCCTTTACGGTCTGCCCCAAATGTCACGGCGACGGACATATCGTTCATCAAGCGAGCAAAAAGCAGAAACTTCGTCATAAGAGGGCCCGCACCAATGGCGACTACACCGATACACCTGCCCCACAACGATTAGAAACTTGTCGAGAATGTGACTCTTCCGGTCTCGTCCAGTCGGATACAGATCCTCCCGTAGACACAACCTTGCCGGAGATTGCTGTTGTGGGAGGAGGCCTGGCAGGATTGGCATTGGCTGCAGCATGCCGACACCGCGGAATGAAATATACCGTCTACGAAAGAGATCTCGATTTTCATCAGCGATCGCAAGG CTTAGACAGTGACGGAATTATGTCGACGAAACACGTCGTACATGAGCCGGACGGTGCGATCGTTGGTGAGTGGGGCTTGCGCAAATGGGGACGATCGGAGAGGGCGAAAAAGCCCAAACGGCAAAATATCCACATTGCGCGTCAATCTTTGCGGTGGCAACTCTACAAGGCGGCTGGTGGTCGAACTGCCAATATTGCATGGAATCACCGCCTTCTCCAGTACAAGCAGAGGGTGGATGCTCCTGGTTGGGAGCTGAAGTTTCAAGTAGATGATCAAATTATAGCACACAAGGCGGACTTGATCGTTGGTGCGGACGGACTCCGATCCCAAGTCCGGCGTTCTCTGATTGGAGAGGATCGTACGCCGCTACGCTTCTTGGATTGTATTGTTATACTTGGTATCTGTCCGATCGCCGGTATTTCCCTGGAGGGCCAGCAATCCGATCTTTTGGATGGGGAAACTGTATTCCAGACAGCCGATGGGGTAACACGGATCTACATTATGCCCTTTACCACCACCGCGTACATGTGGCAATTAAGTTTCCCTATGGCTGAAGAACAGGCACTTTCACTGAGCTCGAAAGGGCCATCAGCACTCAAAAAGGAAGCGATCCGCCGTTGCCAGTCATGGCATACACCGGTTCCTGACATTCTCTACTCGACTCCAATCGAACTCGTGTCGGGCTATCCCGTCTACGATCGGGCGTTGCTTACCCCCGAGCTCCTGCAGGAAACAGCATCCGTGACACTTGTTGGGGATGCCTGTCATCCCATGTCTCCGTTTAAGGGTCAAGGTGCTAACCAAGCCTTGCTGGATGCCCTAGCACTCGTGCGAAGCATTTACAAGCACTGCAAGACTGCCGGCTCTTACGATAGCAATTCTTTAGAACGGGCGGTAAAGGAATTCGAGGTTGAAATGCTGGTACGAAGCGCCGTCAAAGTGGAAGCATCCGCCGAAGCAGCTCGGTTCCTGCACACGGAAATAGCTATTCAAAAGGGCAACGTGACTCGTGGAGCAGCGAGTCGCAGTATACTGATAAAATCGAACGAAGAGGATACGGCTACGACGGAATGA
- a CDS encoding predicted protein encodes MLAGYQRRCSRLTAFALCRRISSKPQKPLPPSPRVISTSIAHSLAARKGRSPLPPMPRVMPSTSRDAIGSPVIEAKNTSGSWLIRGGWALLSLLLVDRYLQYSEKLEALDMINQVREETLQKRAQLLADSKDKPILFTCVVREQYGMGGSHGLENVKKGDLVEVVEEAVGPDQYYNLCRTRNSDGDVLSVGWYPIGYLEKVKATKKSWWKLW; translated from the coding sequence ATGCTGGCTGGCTACCAACGACGCTGCTCTCGTCTGACTGCGTTCGCATTGTGTCGAAGAATTTCCTCTAAACCGCAAAAACCGTTACCTCCCTCACCTCGGGTAATATCGACGAGTATTGCGCATTCTTTGGCGGCTCGCAAAGGGCGTTCACCCTTACCTCCCATGCCACGAGTGATGCCTTCCACTTCTCGAGATGCCATTGGAAGCCCCGTGATTGAAGCCAAAAACACGAGCGGAAGTTGGCTAATTCGAGGCGGTTGGGCGCTGTTAAGTCTTCTGCTGGTTGATAGATATTTGCAATATTCGGAGAAATTAGAGGCATTAGATATGATCAATCAAGTGCGCGAGGAAACCTTGCAAAAGCGTGCTCAGCTCTTGGCTGACTCTAAGGACAAACCAATTCTCTTCACTTGCGTTGTGAGAGAACAGTATGGTATGGGTGGTAGCCACGGTTTGGAAAACGTGAAAAAAGGCGACCTTgtggaagttgtggaagaagcCGTTGGTCCGGATCAGTATTACAATCTTTGTCGAACGCGAAATTCCGATGGCGACGTTCTCTCTGTTGGCTGGTATCCAATTGGAtatttggaaaaagtcaagGCTACAAAAAAGTCATGGTGGAAGCTGTGGTAA